A window of Patagioenas fasciata isolate bPatFas1 chromosome 5, bPatFas1.hap1, whole genome shotgun sequence contains these coding sequences:
- the C5H11orf58 gene encoding small acidic protein, translated as MSSGRDSQGHHGLKRAASPDGSSSWESADLGNEERKQKFLRLMGAGKKEHTGRLVIGDHRSTSHFRTGEEDKKMNEELESQYQQSMDSTMSGRNRRHCGLGFNEFQDSEEHEEAAGHSSEESSEDSESGSESEQEESAEELQAAEKHDEADVPENKKEAKSNYKMMFVKASGS; from the exons ATGAGCTCGGGCCGGGACTCCCAGGGCCACCACGGCCTCAAGCGAGCGGCCTCTCCCGAT GGCTCCAGCAGCTGGGAGTCGGCGGACCTGGGCAACGAGGAGCGGAAGCAGAAGTTCCTGCGGCTGATGGGCGCTGGGAAG AAAGAACATACTGGCCGCCTTGTTATCGGAGACCACAGATCAACCTCTCACTTCAGGACAG GGGAAGAAGACAAGAAAATGAATGAAGAGCTGGAGTCTCAGTACCAACAAAGCATGGACAGCACGATGTCTGGACGAAACCGGCGCCATTGTGGACTGGGTTTCAATGAG TTTCAGGACAGTGAAGAACACGAAGAGGCAGCGGGACACTCCTCTGAGGAGAGTTCAGAGGACTCTGAAAGTGGCTCTGAGTCAGAGCAAGAGGAGTCTGCAGAGGAGCTACAAGCTGCTGAAAAACATGATGAAGCTGACgttccagaaaacaaaaaagaagcaaaaagcaaCTATAAAATGATGTTTGTTAAAGCCAGTGGTTCATAA